In a genomic window of Nesterenkonia halotolerans:
- the pgl gene encoding 6-phosphogluconolactonase, translating into MTDPAKAPVTAPRTEIYAGKDELVSVVAERLLAVLVDAVADHGSAHAVLTGGSAGIAVLEKVAELVAEPGTETPSWSAVHFWWGDERLLPSDDPERNAMQAHAALLDALIAEHGLPAQNVHRMPTSEDAASPTVGAEMYAASMEAFAEEGGHSGLALPRFDVLLLGVGPDGHIASLFPGKDSLGVSGVVTVGEDDSPKPPPQRVSLTFDAIHTADRVWTVVVGQDKAAAAAKALTEGTDPREIPAARVAGTMETIWHLDQAAAAELG; encoded by the coding sequence ATGACTGATCCCGCGAAGGCACCCGTGACCGCGCCGCGCACCGAGATCTACGCAGGCAAGGACGAGCTGGTGAGCGTTGTCGCTGAGCGGCTGCTGGCAGTCCTCGTGGACGCGGTTGCAGATCACGGCAGCGCTCATGCAGTCCTGACCGGCGGCAGCGCAGGCATCGCCGTGCTGGAGAAGGTCGCTGAGCTGGTCGCGGAACCCGGCACGGAGACCCCGTCCTGGTCAGCCGTGCATTTCTGGTGGGGCGATGAGCGGCTGCTCCCCAGTGACGACCCAGAGCGCAACGCCATGCAGGCCCATGCGGCCCTGTTGGACGCGCTCATTGCGGAGCACGGGCTCCCCGCGCAGAACGTGCACCGCATGCCCACCTCCGAGGATGCGGCATCGCCAACCGTGGGGGCGGAGATGTATGCAGCGAGCATGGAGGCATTCGCGGAAGAGGGTGGCCATTCCGGACTCGCGCTCCCCCGCTTCGACGTGCTCCTGCTCGGGGTCGGCCCGGACGGTCACATCGCGAGCCTCTTCCCGGGCAAGGACTCGCTGGGCGTAAGCGGAGTGGTCACCGTGGGCGAAGACGACTCCCCCAAGCCACCGCCGCAGCGCGTCTCACTGACCTTCGACGCGATCCACACTGCCGACCGCGTCTGGACGGTGGTGGTGGGCCAGGACAAGGCGGCGGCCGCCGCCAAGGCGCTCACCGAGGGCACAGATCCGCGCGAGATCCCGGCTGCTCGCGTCGCAGGGACCATGGAGACGATCTGGCACCTGGACCAGGCAGCCGCAGCAGAGCTCGGCTGA
- the gap gene encoding type I glyceraldehyde-3-phosphate dehydrogenase, protein MATKIAINGFGRIGRNVLRVLENTGRTDLELVAINDLTDPAQLVNLTKYDSVMGRYPKDVSLDGDTLVAGERRIKLFSDKDPANLPWGDLEVDVVLECTGFFTTKETAGKHLDAGAKKVIVSAPGKGVDATLVMGINENTYDPEKHTVVSNASCTTNCLAPLVKVLNDEFGLVEGLMTTVHAYTGDQRLHDAPHSDPRRARAAGVNMVPTSTGAAAAIGAVIPEVDGKLDGYAIRVPVITGSGTDLTVAIEKEGVTAEDINAAFKKAAEGPLKGILAYNEDPLVSSDIVGDTHSSIFDAPLTKVIGKTVKVFAWYDNEYGYSSRLVDMTAHVGR, encoded by the coding sequence ATGGCGACAAAAATCGCGATCAATGGTTTTGGACGCATCGGCCGCAACGTGCTGCGGGTGCTGGAGAACACCGGCCGCACCGACCTCGAGCTCGTGGCGATCAACGACCTCACCGACCCCGCCCAGCTGGTGAACCTGACCAAGTACGACTCGGTCATGGGCCGCTACCCGAAGGACGTGTCCCTCGACGGCGACACCCTCGTCGCAGGTGAGCGTCGCATCAAGCTCTTCTCCGACAAGGACCCGGCGAACCTGCCCTGGGGCGACCTCGAGGTCGACGTCGTGCTGGAGTGCACCGGCTTCTTCACCACCAAGGAGACCGCAGGCAAGCACCTCGACGCCGGCGCCAAGAAGGTCATCGTCTCGGCACCGGGCAAGGGCGTCGACGCGACCCTGGTCATGGGCATCAACGAGAACACCTATGACCCGGAAAAGCACACCGTGGTCTCCAACGCCTCCTGCACCACCAACTGCCTGGCCCCGCTGGTCAAGGTGCTCAACGACGAGTTCGGCCTCGTCGAAGGCCTGATGACCACCGTGCACGCGTACACCGGCGACCAGCGCCTGCACGACGCCCCGCACAGCGATCCCCGCCGTGCCCGCGCCGCAGGCGTGAACATGGTGCCCACCTCCACCGGTGCTGCCGCCGCCATCGGCGCCGTCATCCCCGAGGTCGACGGCAAGCTCGACGGCTACGCCATCCGCGTGCCCGTCATCACCGGCTCCGGCACCGACCTCACGGTCGCCATCGAGAAGGAGGGTGTCACCGCAGAGGACATCAACGCCGCCTTCAAGAAGGCAGCGGAGGGACCGCTCAAGGGCATCCTGGCGTACAACGAGGACCCGCTGGTCTCCTCCGACATCGTCGGCGACACCCACTCCTCGATCTTCGACGCACCGCTGACCAAGGTCATCGGCAAGACCGTCAAGGTCTTCGCGTGGTACGACAACGAGTACGGCTACTCCTCCCGCCTGGTGGACATGACCGCTCACGTCGGCCGCTGA
- the secG gene encoding preprotein translocase subunit SecG codes for MSALTIALQVILALISIMLIMLILLHKGRGGGMSDMFGGGVTSSLGSSGVAERNLNRLTITLGVTWGLIVVALALLVQVGADI; via the coding sequence GTGTCTGCGCTGACCATCGCACTCCAGGTTATCCTGGCGCTCATCAGCATCATGCTGATCATGCTCATCCTGCTCCACAAGGGGCGCGGCGGTGGCATGTCCGACATGTTCGGCGGCGGAGTGACATCCTCGCTGGGCTCCTCCGGCGTCGCCGAGCGGAACCTCAATCGACTGACCATCACCCTGGGTGTCACCTGGGGCCTGATCGTCGTCGCACTGGCGCTGCTGGTGCAGGTGGGCGCCGACATCTGA
- a CDS encoding phosphoglycerate kinase, producing MTAATLDALISEGLTGRRVLVRSDLNVPLKDGVVTDDGRIRASLPVLEKLAAAGARVLVTAHLGRPKGEPDLQYSLAPVAARMSELTEVPVRRAEDLVGESATAASEELGEGEILLLENVRFDPRETSKDDDERAALAADLAALVGETGAYVNDAFGAVHRRHASVADITAKLPAYQGDLVRDELEVLKRLTETPQRPYTVVLGGSKVSDKLAVIENLMSRADTLLIGGGMVFTFLKAQGYGIGKSLVEDDKLETVKGFLAEADRMNCRIVLPTDIAMASAFAADAEVEVLPTESLESGKHGEQALGLDIGPDTAKAFSAEIAQSNTVFWNGPMGVFEMEAFAKGTAAVAEALTATEGFTVVGGGDSAAAVRALGFDEQSFGHISTGGGASLEYLEGKTLPGIEALGS from the coding sequence ATGACTGCAGCCACCCTTGACGCCCTGATCTCCGAAGGCCTCACCGGCCGTCGTGTCCTGGTCCGCTCCGACCTCAACGTGCCGCTCAAGGACGGTGTGGTCACCGACGACGGCCGCATCCGCGCCTCACTGCCGGTGCTGGAGAAGCTCGCCGCCGCCGGGGCCCGCGTCCTGGTCACCGCCCACCTGGGGCGCCCCAAGGGTGAGCCCGACCTGCAGTACTCCCTGGCCCCCGTCGCGGCCCGCATGTCCGAGCTGACCGAGGTCCCCGTGCGCCGCGCGGAGGACCTGGTCGGCGAGAGCGCCACAGCCGCCAGCGAAGAGCTGGGCGAAGGCGAGATCCTGCTCCTGGAGAACGTCCGCTTCGACCCCCGCGAGACCTCCAAGGACGACGACGAGCGTGCCGCACTCGCGGCAGACCTCGCCGCGCTGGTCGGCGAGACCGGAGCCTACGTCAACGACGCCTTCGGCGCCGTGCACCGCCGGCACGCCTCGGTCGCAGACATCACCGCGAAGCTCCCCGCCTACCAGGGGGACCTGGTCCGCGACGAGCTCGAGGTCCTGAAACGACTGACCGAGACTCCGCAGCGTCCCTACACGGTGGTGCTGGGCGGCTCCAAGGTCTCGGACAAGCTGGCAGTGATCGAGAACCTGATGAGCCGCGCCGACACGCTGCTCATCGGCGGCGGCATGGTCTTCACCTTCCTGAAGGCGCAGGGCTACGGCATCGGCAAGTCCCTCGTGGAGGACGACAAGCTCGAGACCGTCAAGGGCTTCCTCGCGGAGGCCGATCGGATGAACTGCCGCATCGTTCTTCCCACCGATATCGCCATGGCGTCCGCATTCGCCGCGGACGCCGAGGTCGAGGTGCTGCCCACCGAGTCGCTGGAGTCCGGCAAGCACGGCGAGCAGGCGCTGGGACTCGACATCGGTCCCGACACCGCGAAAGCATTCAGCGCGGAGATCGCCCAGTCCAACACCGTCTTCTGGAACGGTCCCATGGGCGTCTTCGAGATGGAGGCGTTCGCCAAGGGAACCGCCGCGGTCGCCGAGGCGCTCACCGCCACTGAAGGCTTCACCGTGGTCGGCGGCGGAGACTCCGCAGCCGCCGTGCGCGCCCTCGGCTTCGACGAGCAGAGCTTCGGGCATATCTCCACCGGCGGCGGCGCGAGCCTGGAGTACCTGGAGGGCAAGACCCTTCCGGGCATCGAGGCCCTCGGCTCCTGA
- a CDS encoding superoxide dismutase, producing the protein MTDFTLPELDYDYSALEPHISARIMELHHSKHHQTYVAGANTALEKLAEAREKGDYATTPKLLKDLQFNLGGHTNHSIFWKNLSPEGQERPEGELAAAIDEYFGSFEAFQQQFTQAALTIQGSGWAILAYEPIGGNVVIEQFYDQQNGVPVGTIPLLMLDMWEHAFYLDYQNVKPDYVKAFWNIINWTDVASRLEAARSGASKLVTP; encoded by the coding sequence TTGACTGATTTCACGCTTCCTGAACTGGACTATGACTACTCCGCGCTGGAGCCACACATCTCCGCGCGGATCATGGAGCTTCATCACTCCAAGCACCATCAGACCTATGTCGCCGGTGCGAACACCGCGCTGGAGAAGCTGGCCGAAGCCCGCGAGAAGGGCGACTACGCCACGACCCCCAAGCTTCTCAAGGACCTGCAGTTCAACCTCGGCGGGCACACCAACCACTCGATCTTCTGGAAGAACCTCTCCCCAGAGGGCCAGGAGCGCCCCGAGGGTGAGCTGGCCGCCGCGATCGATGAGTACTTCGGCTCCTTCGAGGCGTTCCAGCAGCAGTTCACCCAGGCCGCGCTGACCATCCAGGGCTCCGGCTGGGCGATCCTCGCCTACGAGCCCATCGGTGGCAACGTGGTGATCGAGCAGTTCTACGATCAGCAGAACGGCGTGCCCGTGGGCACCATTCCGCTGCTGATGCTGGACATGTGGGAGCACGCCTTCTACCTCGACTACCAGAACGTGAAGCCTGACTACGTGAAGGCCTTCTGGAACATCATCAACTGGACCGATGTCGCCTCACGCCTGGAGGCCGCCCGCTCGGGTGCCTCCAAGCTCGTCACGCCCTGA
- a CDS encoding gluconeogenesis factor YvcK family protein — translation MSQLPPPLHRGTFRVSALGGGHGLSATLSALRVIAAEHLTAIVTVADDGGSSGRLRQDMDVLPPGDLRMALAALCDDTDWGRTWAQVMQHRFRSREGVTGSLDDHAMGNLLIVALWELIGDSVEGLRWAGTLLGARGQVLPMSRQPLTMSGTVEPAEGQSASDPAFNNGERLSSQVALAHAGSMGRLRDVQLHPQEAAACAEALTAIELSDWVVLGPGSWYTSVLPHLLLPELRDALYETEARRCIVMNLTPHTDETAGMSPADHLRVLHQYAPDLRIHRIIADPASVPDEERAEFAEAAEALGARVCYHDVAKAGQPEIHDPLRLAIAFSEVFTD, via the coding sequence GTGAGCCAGCTGCCGCCTCCGCTGCACCGCGGCACCTTCAGGGTCTCTGCGCTGGGCGGGGGGCACGGGCTCTCCGCCACGCTCTCAGCTCTGCGGGTGATCGCCGCGGAGCATCTGACCGCCATCGTCACCGTGGCCGACGACGGCGGCTCCTCGGGCAGACTCCGCCAGGACATGGACGTGCTGCCCCCGGGTGACCTCCGCATGGCCCTGGCCGCGCTGTGCGACGACACGGACTGGGGCCGGACCTGGGCCCAGGTGATGCAGCACCGGTTCCGCTCGCGCGAAGGCGTCACCGGAAGCCTCGACGACCACGCCATGGGAAACCTGCTGATCGTCGCTCTCTGGGAGCTGATCGGGGATTCCGTGGAGGGACTGCGCTGGGCCGGGACCCTGCTGGGTGCCCGCGGCCAGGTGCTCCCGATGTCGCGGCAGCCGCTCACCATGTCAGGAACGGTGGAGCCCGCAGAGGGTCAGTCGGCCTCCGACCCAGCCTTCAACAACGGCGAGCGGCTCTCCTCCCAGGTGGCGCTGGCACACGCCGGAAGCATGGGCCGGCTTCGAGATGTTCAGCTGCACCCGCAGGAGGCGGCAGCCTGTGCCGAGGCGCTCACCGCGATCGAGCTCAGCGACTGGGTCGTGCTCGGCCCGGGGTCCTGGTACACCTCGGTGCTGCCCCACCTGCTGCTCCCGGAGCTCCGGGACGCACTCTATGAGACCGAAGCCCGGCGGTGTATCGTGATGAACCTCACACCACACACCGATGAGACCGCTGGCATGAGCCCCGCCGATCACCTGCGGGTACTCCACCAGTACGCCCCTGATCTGCGCATTCACCGCATCATCGCGGACCCGGCCTCTGTCCCTGACGAGGAACGGGCGGAGTTCGCCGAGGCCGCTGAAGCGCTCGGGGCGCGGGTCTGCTATCACGACGTCGCGAAGGCGGGACAGCCCGAGATCCACGATCCGCTCAGACTCGCCATCGCCTTCAGCGAGGTCTTCACCGACTGA
- the whiA gene encoding DNA-binding protein WhiA encodes MALTESVKEELSRQHVKTTSERKAEVSAMLRFAGGLHIISGRIVIEAELDHAATARRLKTTVMEVYGHNPEVIVVSGNGIKRGSRYVVRVVREGEALARQTGLLDARGRPVRGLPSVVVNGSMADAVSAWRGAFLAHGSLTEPGRSSSLEVTCPGPEAALALVGSARRLGIPAKAREVRNVDRVVIRDGDSIAKLLTLMGAHQTLLVWEERRMRKEVRATANRLANFDDANLRRSAQAAVAAGARVERALEILGPEAPYHLKYAGELRLAHKQASLDELGRLADPPMTKDAIAGRIRRLLAMADKRAGELNIPGTESSVTPDMLES; translated from the coding sequence ATGGCGCTGACCGAGTCGGTCAAAGAAGAGCTCTCCCGCCAGCACGTCAAGACCACCTCGGAGCGCAAGGCCGAAGTCTCGGCGATGCTCCGGTTCGCCGGGGGGCTCCACATCATCTCTGGTCGCATCGTGATCGAGGCTGAGCTGGACCATGCCGCCACCGCTCGGCGGCTCAAGACCACCGTGATGGAGGTCTACGGGCACAACCCCGAGGTGATCGTGGTCTCCGGCAACGGCATCAAGCGCGGCTCGCGCTACGTCGTGCGGGTCGTCCGTGAAGGTGAGGCCCTGGCCCGTCAGACCGGACTGCTCGACGCGCGCGGCCGCCCCGTGCGAGGTCTGCCCTCTGTGGTGGTCAACGGTTCGATGGCCGACGCCGTCTCCGCCTGGCGCGGAGCATTCCTTGCGCACGGATCGCTGACCGAGCCCGGTCGGTCGTCGTCGTTGGAGGTCACCTGCCCCGGCCCCGAGGCTGCGCTCGCCCTGGTGGGATCTGCGCGCAGGCTCGGCATCCCCGCCAAAGCCCGGGAGGTGCGCAACGTCGACCGCGTGGTGATCCGCGACGGTGACTCCATCGCGAAGCTGCTCACCCTCATGGGAGCGCACCAGACGCTGCTGGTCTGGGAAGAGCGGCGCATGCGCAAAGAGGTGCGAGCCACGGCCAATCGTCTGGCAAACTTCGACGACGCGAACCTCCGACGCTCGGCTCAGGCCGCCGTGGCCGCCGGAGCGCGCGTGGAGCGTGCCCTGGAGATCCTCGGCCCCGAGGCCCCGTACCACCTGAAGTACGCGGGCGAGCTGCGCCTCGCACACAAGCAGGCCTCACTCGATGAGCTCGGTCGGCTGGCCGATCCGCCGATGACCAAGGACGCCATCGCAGGCCGGATCCGCCGGCTCCTGGCCATGGCGGACAAGCGGGCCGGTGAGCTGAACATTCCAGGCACAGAGTCCAGCGTGACTCCTGACATGCTCGAGAGCTGA
- the rapZ gene encoding RNase adapter RapZ, with translation MDVGLTPVKPPENELLIVTGMSGAGRTTAAHALEDLGWYVVEGLPPELITTMIDIISRHPGSMEKLAVVIDVRTRALFSNMLGALEQLKATGVTYRMLFLDSSDDLLVRRFEQGRRPHPLQGSGRILDGITAERDLLKEVKAAAEIVLDTTDLNVHGLAKEIIEIFNADGPVQLRLNVMSFGFKYGVPADANFIADMRFIPNPHWVPELRAFTGQDAAVSEYVLGNEGAGEFIDRYVEAIQPVIEGYRRENKHYANISVGCTGGKHRSVAVAEELSRRLGQLPNVTVNTIHRDLGRE, from the coding sequence ATGGATGTTGGTCTGACCCCGGTGAAGCCCCCCGAGAACGAACTGTTGATCGTCACCGGCATGTCCGGCGCCGGCCGCACCACTGCTGCCCATGCCTTGGAGGATCTGGGCTGGTACGTGGTGGAGGGGCTGCCTCCCGAGCTGATCACCACCATGATCGACATCATCTCCCGCCACCCCGGCTCCATGGAGAAGCTCGCCGTGGTGATCGATGTGCGCACCCGCGCGCTCTTCTCCAACATGCTGGGCGCACTGGAGCAGCTCAAGGCCACCGGTGTGACCTACCGCATGCTCTTCTTGGACTCCTCGGATGACCTCCTGGTCCGCCGGTTCGAACAGGGGCGGCGCCCACACCCGCTGCAGGGCTCCGGTCGGATCCTCGACGGCATCACCGCGGAGCGTGACCTGCTCAAAGAGGTCAAGGCCGCCGCAGAGATCGTGCTGGACACCACCGACCTCAACGTGCACGGGCTGGCCAAAGAGATCATCGAGATCTTCAACGCGGACGGGCCGGTCCAGCTGCGACTCAACGTGATGAGCTTCGGGTTCAAATATGGGGTCCCGGCTGACGCGAACTTCATCGCCGACATGCGGTTCATCCCGAACCCGCACTGGGTGCCCGAGCTGCGCGCGTTCACGGGTCAGGACGCCGCGGTGAGCGAGTACGTGCTGGGCAATGAGGGGGCGGGTGAATTCATCGATCGCTATGTCGAGGCCATCCAACCGGTCATCGAGGGCTACCGGCGTGAGAACAAGCACTATGCCAACATCTCGGTGGGCTGCACCGGCGGCAAACACCGCTCGGTGGCCGTCGCGGAGGAGCTCTCGCGGCGCCTGGGCCAGCTTCCGAACGTCACGGTGAACACCATCCACCGCGATCTGGGACGTGAGTGA
- the tpiA gene encoding triose-phosphate isomerase has translation MTTQKNGQYVRRPLIAGNWKMNIDHMEAIALVQKLAWTLDDAGHDYERIQVSVFPPFTDLRGVQTLVSGDKLDVDYGAQDLSDQDSGAYTGDISGAFLKKLGCSQVLIGHSERREVHGETDEQLGAKLSAALRHDLAPVLCVGEGLEVREAGNHVSHTLAQLEGALKGLSAEDLTELVVAYEPVWAIGTGKVAGPEDAQEMSAAVRTKLAELYSQEFADTVRVLYGGSVKSKNVAAVLAGPDVDGALVGGASLDPEEFAKIISFEKHIAAQG, from the coding sequence ATGACCACACAGAAGAACGGCCAGTACGTGCGCCGGCCGCTGATCGCCGGCAACTGGAAGATGAACATCGACCACATGGAAGCGATCGCGCTCGTGCAGAAGCTTGCGTGGACGCTCGACGACGCGGGCCACGACTACGAGCGCATCCAGGTCTCGGTCTTCCCACCCTTCACCGATCTGCGCGGTGTCCAGACTCTGGTCTCCGGAGACAAGCTCGATGTCGACTATGGGGCCCAGGATCTCTCGGACCAGGACTCCGGCGCCTACACCGGAGACATCTCCGGAGCATTCTTGAAGAAGCTGGGCTGCTCGCAGGTCCTCATCGGTCACTCAGAGCGGCGTGAGGTCCATGGCGAGACCGACGAGCAGCTGGGCGCCAAGCTCTCTGCCGCGCTGCGCCATGACCTCGCACCGGTCCTCTGCGTGGGCGAAGGCCTCGAGGTGCGTGAAGCCGGGAACCACGTGTCTCACACGCTGGCCCAGCTCGAGGGCGCGCTGAAGGGGCTCTCTGCCGAGGACCTGACCGAGCTCGTCGTCGCCTATGAGCCCGTCTGGGCCATCGGCACGGGCAAGGTCGCCGGTCCCGAGGATGCACAGGAGATGTCTGCCGCCGTGCGCACCAAGCTGGCGGAGCTCTACTCCCAGGAGTTCGCCGACACCGTCCGGGTGCTCTACGGCGGTTCGGTCAAGTCCAAGAACGTCGCCGCGGTCCTGGCCGGGCCGGACGTGGACGGCGCCCTCGTGGGTGGAGCGAGCCTGGATCCCGAGGAGTTCGCAAAGATCATCTCCTTCGAGAAGCACATCGCCGCCCAGGGCTGA
- the uvrC gene encoding excinuclease ABC subunit UvrC: MADPSTYRPKPGEIPTTPGVYRFIDPHGRVVYVGKAKNLRSRLNSYFARVNTLHPKTHAMVHAAASVEWTVVGSELEAIQLEYTWIKQHTPRFNIMYRDDKSYPYLAVTMNEKYPRVQVMRGDKKPGVKYFGPFYPAKAIRETVDTMLRVFPVRSCSAGVFKRAKASGRPCLLGYIGKCAAPCVGEISEEDHRKLAEEFCDVMAGRPGPQVKRIENQMKAAVADLRFEDAGRHRDDLEAIRRVFERNAVVLSEDTEADIFAFAEDELEAAAQVFHVRQGRIRGQRGWVVEKVEDTDAGAMVEQLLMQVYGSMADTERIPPEVLVPALPDNAEEMTTWLRQLRSDSGEGRAQINLRVPQRGDKAALLGTVQENAEQALRLHKARRSSDITTRSAALRDLQEALGAVEPLLRIECFDISHTSGTNVVASMVVLEDGLAKKRDYRRFSVKGDAARDDTSAMYDVISRRFARHLKDQEQATTAVPEPVDATEPAGAAMPAATESADAAGADAEASGDVLTSTVVEREAERFAYPPSLVVVDGGQPQVNVAKQALDDLGITDLPVVGLAKRLEEVWLPGDDFPLVLPRSSEALYMLQRIRDEAHRFAIAYHRSKRSKQMTASALDDVPGLGPSRRAAIVAHFGSVANLKKASVEEISEVPGLGRGTAQKILDHLNAETETTSSAS; the protein is encoded by the coding sequence ATGGCTGATCCCAGCACCTACCGGCCGAAGCCGGGCGAGATCCCCACCACTCCAGGGGTCTACCGATTCATCGACCCCCACGGACGTGTGGTCTACGTCGGCAAGGCCAAGAACCTGCGCTCCCGGCTGAACTCCTATTTCGCCCGGGTCAACACGCTGCACCCCAAGACCCATGCCATGGTCCATGCCGCCGCCAGCGTCGAATGGACCGTCGTCGGCTCGGAGCTCGAGGCGATCCAGCTCGAATACACCTGGATCAAGCAGCACACCCCGCGGTTCAACATCATGTACCGGGACGACAAGTCCTACCCGTACCTGGCCGTGACCATGAATGAGAAATACCCCCGGGTCCAGGTCATGCGCGGGGACAAGAAGCCCGGGGTGAAGTACTTCGGACCCTTCTACCCGGCCAAAGCGATCCGCGAGACCGTGGACACGATGCTGCGCGTCTTTCCGGTGCGCAGCTGCTCCGCCGGGGTCTTCAAGCGCGCCAAGGCCTCGGGCCGGCCGTGCCTGCTGGGCTATATCGGCAAATGCGCCGCGCCGTGCGTGGGGGAGATCAGCGAGGAGGACCACCGCAAGCTCGCGGAGGAGTTCTGCGATGTGATGGCCGGGCGTCCCGGCCCCCAGGTGAAGCGGATCGAGAATCAGATGAAGGCCGCCGTGGCGGATCTGCGCTTCGAGGACGCGGGCCGGCACCGGGATGACCTCGAAGCCATTCGCCGAGTCTTCGAGCGCAACGCCGTGGTGCTCTCGGAGGACACCGAGGCCGACATCTTCGCCTTCGCCGAAGATGAGCTTGAGGCCGCCGCCCAGGTCTTCCACGTCAGACAGGGCCGCATTCGGGGTCAGCGCGGCTGGGTCGTGGAGAAGGTCGAAGACACCGACGCCGGCGCCATGGTCGAGCAGCTGCTGATGCAGGTCTACGGCTCGATGGCCGATACCGAACGCATTCCGCCCGAGGTGCTCGTCCCGGCGCTGCCGGACAACGCCGAGGAGATGACCACCTGGCTGCGTCAGCTGCGCAGCGACTCCGGCGAGGGCAGAGCGCAGATCAACCTGCGCGTGCCGCAGCGCGGCGACAAGGCAGCCCTGCTGGGAACCGTGCAGGAGAACGCTGAACAGGCGCTGCGACTGCACAAGGCCCGGCGCAGCTCAGACATCACCACGCGCTCCGCTGCGCTGCGCGATCTGCAGGAGGCACTCGGGGCCGTCGAGCCGCTGCTGCGCATCGAGTGCTTCGACATCTCGCACACCTCGGGCACCAATGTGGTGGCCTCGATGGTGGTGCTGGAGGACGGTCTGGCGAAGAAGCGCGACTACCGCAGGTTCTCGGTGAAGGGAGATGCGGCGCGCGATGACACGTCGGCTATGTATGACGTGATCTCTCGCCGCTTCGCGCGGCATCTCAAAGATCAGGAACAGGCCACCACGGCCGTCCCCGAGCCGGTCGACGCCACCGAGCCTGCTGGCGCTGCGATGCCTGCCGCCACCGAGTCTGCCGATGCCGCTGGGGCGGACGCCGAGGCCTCTGGCGACGTGCTGACCTCCACGGTGGTGGAGCGGGAGGCGGAGCGCTTCGCGTACCCGCCGAGCCTCGTCGTCGTCGATGGGGGACAGCCGCAGGTCAACGTGGCCAAGCAGGCCCTGGATGACCTCGGCATCACGGATCTTCCCGTGGTCGGGCTGGCGAAACGGCTTGAAGAGGTCTGGCTCCCCGGCGATGACTTCCCGCTGGTGCTCCCTCGCTCCTCGGAGGCGCTGTATATGCTGCAGCGCATCCGCGACGAGGCGCACCGGTTCGCGATCGCCTACCACCGCTCCAAGCGGTCCAAGCAGATGACCGCCTCGGCGCTCGACGATGTGCCAGGTCTCGGGCCGAGCCGCCGGGCGGCGATCGTGGCGCACTTCGGTTCGGTGGCCAACCTGAAGAAGGCTTCCGTGGAGGAGATCTCCGAGGTGCCAGGACTGGGACGCGGCACCGCGCAGAAGATCCTCGACCACCTGAACGCGGAGACCGAGACGACCAGCTCAGCGTCCTGA
- a CDS encoding glucose-6-phosphate dehydrogenase assembly protein OpcA encodes MIVDIENTTTSKVSKKLRELREAGGVVALTRVLTLVILTSKDNAEPAIEAANLASREHPCRIIVLASGRATDETRLDAQIRVGGDAGASEVIVLEASGELAEQNEAMVSALLLPDAPIVAWWADELPDGVSETPIGQIAHRRITDTAMDPRPLEALRRLSTHYSEGDTDLAWTRLTGWRIQLASILDTLDPEAITSVTVEAAADLPSAALLAAWLRMGLEIPVELVSTAAPEDSELPLTLTAVTFHREMGDVSLSRPRGEEIAVLHSADGLVQGVPLPVRTLQDCLAEELRRLDSDEIFGEVLSRALPATDFLESASSAD; translated from the coding sequence ATGATCGTCGATATCGAGAACACCACCACCTCGAAGGTCTCGAAGAAGCTGCGCGAGCTCCGTGAGGCAGGGGGCGTGGTCGCGCTGACCCGCGTGCTGACCCTGGTCATCCTCACCTCCAAGGACAATGCGGAACCGGCCATCGAGGCGGCCAACCTGGCGTCTCGGGAGCACCCCTGCCGGATCATCGTGCTCGCCTCCGGCAGAGCCACAGATGAGACACGTCTGGATGCACAGATCAGGGTCGGTGGAGATGCCGGCGCCTCTGAGGTGATCGTCCTGGAGGCCTCCGGGGAGCTCGCTGAACAGAACGAGGCGATGGTCTCCGCGCTGCTGCTGCCCGATGCCCCCATCGTCGCCTGGTGGGCCGATGAGCTGCCCGACGGTGTCAGCGAGACGCCCATCGGACAGATCGCGCACCGGCGGATCACCGACACGGCGATGGACCCCCGCCCGCTGGAGGCGCTGCGCCGACTCTCGACGCACTACAGCGAGGGCGACACGGATCTGGCCTGGACCCGGCTGACCGGGTGGCGCATCCAGCTGGCCAGCATCCTCGACACGTTGGACCCCGAGGCGATCACGTCGGTGACCGTGGAGGCTGCTGCGGATCTGCCCAGCGCCGCCCTGCTCGCGGCCTGGCTGAGGATGGGCCTGGAGATTCCCGTCGAGCTGGTCTCCACCGCGGCGCCGGAGGATTCGGAGCTGCCGTTGACACTCACCGCTGTCACCTTCCATCGCGAGATGGGTGATGTCAGTCTCTCCCGGCCTCGCGGCGAGGAGATCGCGGTGCTGCACTCTGCCGACGGGCTCGTTCAAGGGGTGCCGCTTCCGGTGCGCACACTCCAGGACTGCCTCGCGGAGGAGCTCCGCCGACTCGATTCCGACGAGATCTTCGGCGAGGTGCTGTCCCGAGCCCTGCCAGCCACTGATTTCCTGGAGAGCGCCTCCTCCGCCGACTGA